A section of the Sphaerodactylus townsendi isolate TG3544 linkage group LG11, MPM_Stown_v2.3, whole genome shotgun sequence genome encodes:
- the HIGD1A gene encoding HIG1 domain family member 1A, mitochondrial: MSSSTRDETPFPSYEAEESQTSKLIKKSRESPFVPIGIAGFASVVAYGLYKLRHRGDTKMSVHLIHMRVAAQGFVVGAMTCGVLYSMYREYLAKPKP, encoded by the exons ATGTCGTCCAGCACGAGAGATGAGACTCCTTTCCCCAGCTACGAGGCAGAAGAGAGCCAGACCTCGAAACTGATAAAGAAATCTCGGGAGTCACCGTTTGTCCCGATCG GCATCGCGGGCTTCGCATCTGTGGTGGCCTATGGGTTGTACAAGCTGAGGCACAGAGGGGACACCAAAATGTCCGTCCATCTGATTCACATGCGTGTGGCCGCGCAAGGCTTCGTCGTGGGCGCAATGACCTGTG GTGTGCTTTATTCGATGTATCGGGAATACCTGGCCAAACCCAAACCTTAG